In the Scylla paramamosain isolate STU-SP2022 unplaced genomic scaffold, ASM3559412v1 Contig1, whole genome shotgun sequence genome, ctaaactaaactaacctaaccaaaccatacctaacctaaccaaacttaacctaacctcacttaacctagcctaacttaacctagcctaaacctaacctaaccaaacctaacctaacctaacctaacctatcctaactaaacctaatctaatctaacgtaactagaccaaatctaaccaaacctaacctaacctaacttaacctaacgtaacctaaccaaacctaacttaacctaacctaacctaacgtaacttctCTTaacccccccttccccccaggCTGCAAGTGAATGCTGACGTCCGCAAGACCCAGCTGGACGCGTGGTGTGCCCTGGTGACCTCGTGGGGCAAACAGGGCGGTGTGACCCAGATTGACGTGACAGAGGCCTCCGATCTGGCTGTGTTCAAGTTAGTGTAGTTTATTTTAGTTTCCGTTAAAATTGTCGCTTTTAcgttttccttgtttgtttctccgttttcttatttttttaatcatattttttttatttcttcgttttctgtaaAGTCagtcaggtttggttaagttttcGTTTAAATTATGgatttcacgttttctttgtttgcgtccccattttttttttttttttttgtttatatttcttcgttttctgtaaagtcagtcagtttggttaAGTTCCCGTTGAGATTGTggattttacgttttctttgtttatttttttcattttcttcatctcattttctgattatttatcattgttttcttcatatctttgttttctttatcattatttattttctttacatgttcctccattttctatatatattcccgttttctttgcatattcgtctattttcttgttatatccctccattttctttttatatcctccattttctctacATATTCCCCATTTTCTCTGCACATGCCCCATTTTTTAaacattcccgttttctttgcatttatgttttatttaagtGTCCCTTCCATTTTCTGTAGATACTGCCATTTTCTTTGCATATGtccattttctttgcatttatccGTATTATTTAAGTatcccctttattttctttacatacgtattttcttttctcccatcgCCACTCGTACATTTTCTTTGCATCTATCACTTGTTTTCGTTCCATTTTCGTTCCATTTTCGTCTCATTTTCTTTGCATATATCTGTATTATTTAAGTATCccctccattttctttgcatacccattttcttttctcccatcgCCACCTGTTACCAGAAACGCGTCCATCCATCGAGCTCTGCCGCCAGATGGCATTCAGGTGGTGCTGGAGGAGCTGGTGAGAAGAGGCAACTTGGAGTGGACTGATAAAACCAAgcgaaggtgagagagagagagagagagagagagggagagagagagagagagagagagagagagagagagagagagagagagagagagagagagagaatcatacgtgtttgaagaaaaaaagaatgaaaacgagaaaataaataaataaacaagacaaatagatatacatagacaaaaatagataaaataataatgtaaatagatatatatacatgtctaattgtgtgtgtgtgtgtgtgtgtgtgtccaagctAACCATCCCCTCTCTCACGCATACACAGAGGCTACTTGTTATGGCGAAGTGCTGGGGAATGGGGCACGCAGATTTACAAGTGGGCGCAGGGGTCCAGTCGTATTAACACTGTCTGCACCCTGTATGAACTTGCACATGGTGACGAGACTGCTgaccaaggtgtgtgtgtgtgtgtgtgtgtgtttagctagTAGTAATGATAGACATGGCCTGAGCTGCATATATATAAACtaatcttgcataaaaaaacactaaatagaggaaaccaataaaaaatactattaaacacaaaataaactaaaaataaataaataaatatctacaCAACATCCCGCACACTACCTTTTATTTGAGTCCCCCCGATAACTGATCCGTTTTCTTTGGTTCCTTCGCCCGCAGAGTTTCACAATTTAGACGGAGACATCTTGCTGAAGGCCTTACGAACTCTGGAAGCTTCAGGCAAGGCAGAGCTGATGGACTTCGGCGACAACCAGGGCGTCAAATTtctgtgaggtgtgtgtgtgtctgtgtgtatgagtgagagagagagagaggggaggagagggagaaaaaaagagacgccAGTATTCGTTGACTTTAAGCAATCTTAACACATTTTTCAAGGCCATATAGATAACttgcctggttctcaagagcgtttctgcTGTCAATACTGTAGATTATCTTGTTGATCTGTgactgaaaccataaaacaccattaaaaacccttTGCTTTTTCTCAATGACTGTTTcccaaggccacaaagatgattagccagttaTCAAGACTATCTGCTGTCAATACTGTAGATATCTTGTCAGTTTGTTGATTAAATCGTTataactcccttgaaaacctgtataGCTTCAACTAGTCTTTGTAATAGTGACGATgtggcgcagaggtgtttcagaatacgagtgtgtgtgtgtgtgtgtgtgtgtgtttcttttctttatcgcCTGTTGCTTGAAAATATTACAATAATTAATTTACGTATTGATTTAGAGAtcacataagaaataaatatcttTTAAAAGTTCATTAGgttaataaaaataagttatatttaaattttgaagacagacagacagacagacagacttgctTTGAATAATTGTCGCGGAAATATTTGAATTGTAAAGCTAATTATATTTGAAAATTaaaccagtattttttttttagcttagatttaaagtgattattattattattattattattattattattattattattattattattctagaTGTAATGTGCTTAATTTTATAATATGTGCAATCTGTCTcagtaataaatatataaatgaatgaaacactctctctctctctctccaaagtctactactactactactactactactactactactactactaacattacCAATTCTAATagtaatatacatttttttttctattttattcatcaaaatacacaaagcaagatataaatat is a window encoding:
- the LOC135095834 gene encoding vacuolar protein-sorting-associated protein 25-like, yielding MTEFEWPWQYSFPPFFTLQVNADVRKTQLDAWCALVTSWGKQGGVTQIDVTEASDLAVFKNASIHRALPPDGIQVVLEELVRRGNLEWTDKTKRRGYLLWRSAGEWGTQIYKWAQGSSRINTVCTLYELAHGDETADQEFHNLDGDILLKALRTLEASGKAELMDFGDNQGVKFL